CCGGCGAAGCGCTTCGCATTCTCCGGGAAAAGACGGCGGCCGAACTGGTGGAAAAGTGGGGCATGACCTTGCGCGCCGTTCACGAAGCCGCCATGCATCTCGGCATCTACCCCGCGCGCTACACCCGCAACCGAGGCTCCATCTCTCTCGAGGAGCAGATCGGGCTGTCGCATGCACAGGTGAGCGTCATCGGCGCCGGCGGTCTGGGGGGAACCGTCATCGAACTCCTTGCCCGCCTCGGGGTCGGGCGCATCGTGGTGGCCGACCACGACCGTTTCGACGAAACCAATCTCAACCGGCAGGCCCTGAGCCGGGCCGGGAATCTCGGCGCATTCAAGGCTGAAGAGGCCGTACGCGCCGTTCAGTCGATCAACCCGGCCGTCGAGGTCATCGCCCGTACCACCCGGCTGACCAGCACCAACGCAGAAGAATTCCTCACAGGCTCCCTCACGGCGGTCGATGCCCTCGACAACATCCCCGACCGCTTTCTGCTCGAGTCCGCCGCCCGAAGGCTCGGCATTCCTCTGGTGCACGCAGCCTTGGCGGGCTTCGAAGGGCAGCTGATGACCATCTTCCCGGAAGACCGGGGGCTCGAACTCCTCTATGGGAAACCGCCGGCCGGCAGGACCCGCTCCGCCGCCCCGGAGGCCGTGCTCGGCGTCCCCACCCCTACGCCCGCCCTCTTGGCCACGCTCCAAACCATGGAGGTGCTCAAGATCCTCACCGGCCGCGGGCGGCCGATCCGCAACGCCATGCTGCACGTCGACCTCGGAACGGGGTCTTTCGATACCTTCAGTTTCGATCCGTCTCCCCGTCAGGAGAGAGGCGGTCGAACGTCAGGGCAAGCTGCTGAGCAATGAGCGGGGCGTTGCCCCCTGAACGATTGTTGATCACGACGTACGCCCTGGCTTCTTGGGCCACCGCCGCCTGGAGGATTCGGGCCGTGTCCGGGATCATCCGTCGATCCAGCATCCCATCGACCAGGTGGTCGAAAGGGAAGGCGCGGGCATAGGCATCCTCGTAGCGAACCCTGCGGGGGGTCATGAGCCGGATGACATAGGTGTGTTCTCGATTCCTGCAGCGCCGCCCGGACAGATTGAACTGCTGCTCCAAGGAAGGCAGCCAGGTCCAGTGGGAAAGCACCTGGCCC
The DNA window shown above is from Desulfatiglans anilini DSM 4660 and carries:
- a CDS encoding HesA/MoeB/ThiF family protein, with the translated sequence MSIFLSEEQSALLENAAESVLQPSGEALRILREKTAAELVEKWGMTLRAVHEAAMHLGIYPARYTRNRGSISLEEQIGLSHAQVSVIGAGGLGGTVIELLARLGVGRIVVADHDRFDETNLNRQALSRAGNLGAFKAEEAVRAVQSINPAVEVIARTTRLTSTNAEEFLTGSLTAVDALDNIPDRFLLESAARRLGIPLVHAALAGFEGQLMTIFPEDRGLELLYGKPPAGRTRSAAPEAVLGVPTPTPALLATLQTMEVLKILTGRGRPIRNAMLHVDLGTGSFDTFSFDPSPRQERGGRTSGQAAEQ